The Manis javanica isolate MJ-LG chromosome 4, MJ_LKY, whole genome shotgun sequence genome contains a region encoding:
- the EVI2B gene encoding protein EVI2B → MDLKYFILILFCGYLNDTIFSETEATTTENQPQSALLGSPIPYVSTNSQNTTGNPLGQPTQFNNVASEQLIQTATVTGQPTPAASSEKPAPHISAGQLPAYNITRQSTAMASASSPQMALPVFTSASQLPLSAHTPTRKLPPFIYTSTQQPLFIHTSSSKQVAPTIHNLATQQTPNVKSSPMFTPGFILQTTSSSKSPPKTKSNSTAAILVGIIMTSMLIAIIMIILWKCLRKPVLNDQNWAGRSPFADGETPDICSDNIRENEVPTKRTSIISLMAWKPSKSTVSADDLEIKLFESSENIEDSNNPKTEKMKDQANGTSEDSAGGSTIGTAISSSDDADLPPPPPPLLDLEGQESNQSDIMTLSLLPSDSTKLPSLDCLNQDSEDHNSEFQESFPPPPDSFNLPLAPEDFMKNQEDSNKETQCQFSIPLDSDQDLNESLPPPPEELL, encoded by the coding sequence ATGGATCTCAAGTACTTcatcttaattttgttttgtggATACCTGAATGATACAATTTTCTCAGAGACAGAAGCAACTACAACAGAGAACCAACCACAGTCTGCTCTATTGGGATCACCAATACCATATGTCTCCACTAATTCTCAAAACACAACAGGGAATCCTTTGGGTCAACCAACACAATTCAACAACGTTGCTTCTGAACAACTAATACAAACTGCCACAGTCACTGGACAACCAACACCAGCTGCCTCTTCTGAAAAACCAGCACCACATATTTCTGCTGGACAACTACCTGCCTATAACATCACCAGGCAATCAACAGCAATGGCCAGTGCTTCCTCCCCACAAATGGCACTACCTGTGTTCACCTCTGCCAGCCAACTACCACTATCTGCCCACACTCCTACCAGAAAACTGCCACCTTTTATCTACACTTCCACTCAACAGCCATTATTTATCCACACCTCTTCTAGTAAACAAGTAGCACCAACCATTCATAATCTAGCCACACAACAAACACCAAATGTCAAAAGTTCACCTATGTTTACACCAGGATTCATCCTACAAACCACTAGTAGCAGTAAGAGCCCACCTAAAACCAAGTCTAATTCAACAGCTGCCATATTAGTTGGTATAATTATGACTTCTATGTTGATAGCTATAATCATGATTATACTATGGAAATGCTTGAGAAAACCagttttaaatgatcaaaattgggCAGGTAGGTCTCCATTTGCTGATGGTGAAACCCCTGACATATGTTCGGATAACATTAGAGAAAATGAAGTGCCCACAAAACGTACATCAATTATTTCACTTATGGCCTGGAAACCAAGCAAAAGCACAGTTTCAGCAGATGACTTAGAAATTAAGTTGTTTGAATCAAGTGAAAACATTGAAGATTCAAACAACcccaaaacagagaaaatgaaagatcaAGCAAATGGTACATCAGAGGATAGTGCTGGTGGATCAACAATTGGCACTGCCATTTCCTCTTCAGATGATGCAGATCtgcctccaccacctcctccccttcTTGACTTGGAAGGACAGGAGAGCAACCAATCTGACATAATGACGTTATCTCTTCTTCCAAGTGATTCCACCAAACTCCCATCTCTGGACTGTCTCAATCAAGACTCTGAAGATCATAATTCCGAGTTCCAAGAGTCATTTCCACCTCCCCCTGACTCATTTAACTTGCCCCTGGCACCAGAAGATTTTATGAAAAACCAGGAAGATTCCAACAAGGAGACCCAGTGTCAGTTCTCTATTcctcttgactctgatcaagatcTCAATGaatccctgccacccccacctgAAGAATTATTATAA
- the OMG gene encoding oligodendrocyte-myelin glycoprotein, producing MALMEYQILKMSPSLFILLFLTPGILCICPLQCTCTERHRHVDCSGRNLTTLPSGLQENIIHLNLSYNHFTDLHNQLTQYTNLRTLDISNNRLESLPAQLPRSLWNMSAANNNIKLLDKSDTAYQWNLIYLDVSKNMLEKVVLIKNTLRSLEVLNLSNNKLWTVPTNMPSKLHVVDLSNNSLTQILPGTLINLKNLTHLYLHNNKFTFIPDQAFDQLFQLQEITLYNNRWSCDHEQNITYLLKWMMETKAHVIGTPCSRQISSLKEHNIYPTPSGFTSSLLTVNGMQTVDTINSLNMVTQSKVTRIPKQYQTKETTFGATLSKDTTFPSTDKAFVPYPEDTSIETINSHEAAAATLTIHLQDGMVTNTSLTSSIKSSPTPMTLSITSGMPSNFSERPQQSTTLNLRREETTTNVKTTHLLSVASAWKVNASFLLMLNAVVMLAG from the exons ATG GCTTTGATGGAATATCAGATATTGAAAATGTCTCCCAGCCTGTTCATCCTTCTGTTTCTCACACCTGGTATTTTATGCATTTGTCCTCTCCAATGTACATGCACAGAGAGGCACAGGCATGTGGACTGTTCAGGCAGAAACTTGACTACATTACCATCTGGACTGCAAGAGAATATTATCCATTTAAATCTGTCTTATAATCACTTCACTGATCTGCATAACCAGTTAACCCAATATACCAATCTGaggaccctggacatttcaaaCAACAGGCTTGAAAGCCTGCCTGCTCAGTTACCTCGGTCTCTCTGGAATATGTCTGCTGCTAACAACAACATTAAGCTGCTTGACAAATCTGATACTGCTTACCAGTGGAACCTTATATATCTGGATGTTTCTAAGAATATGCTGGAAAAGGTTGTCCTCATTAAAAATACACTAAGAAGTCTTGAGGTTCTCAATCTCAGTAATAACAAACTTTGGACAGTTCCAACCAACATGCCCTCCAAACTACACGTCGTTGACCTGTCTAACAATTCCTTGACACAAATCCTTCCAGGAACATTAATAAACCTGAAAAATCTCACACATCTTTACCTGCACAATAATAAGTTCACATTCATTCCAGATCAAGCTTTTGACCAACTCTTTCAGTTGCAAGAGATAACCCTTTACAATAACAGGTGGTCATGTGACCATGAACAAAACATTACTTACTTATTGAAGTGGATGATGGAAACAAAAGCCCATGTGATAGGGACTCCCTGTTCTAGGCAAATATCATCTTTGAAGGAACATAACATATACCCCACACCTTCTGGATTTACCTCAAGCTTGCTAACTGTAAATGGGATGCAGACAGTGGACACCATTAACTCTCTGAACATGGTAACTCAATCCAAAGTGACCAGAATTCCCAAACAATATCAAACAAAGGAAACAACGTTTGGTGCCACTCTAAGCAAAGACACCACCTTTCCTAGCACTGACAAGGCTTTTGTGCCCTATCCAGAAGATACATCCATAGAAACGATCAATTCACATGAAGCAGCAGCTGCAACTCTAACTATTCATCTCCAAGATGGAATGGTTACAAACACAAGCCTCACTAGCTCAATAAAATCATCCCCAACACCCATGACCCTAAGTATTACTAGTGGCATGCCGAGTAACTTCTCTGAGAGGCCTCAACAAAGCACAACTCTTAACTTACGGAGGGAAGAGACAACCACAAATGTAAAGACCACTCATTTGCTTTCTGTGGCAAGTGCTTGGAAAGTAAATGCTTCATTTCTCTTAATGCTCAATGCTGTGGTCATGCTGGCTGGCTGA